A region from the Cystobacter ferrugineus genome encodes:
- a CDS encoding metallophosphoesterase, with translation MALRLARRRSALETAPTASGSAALSLQRNTMRRNELKAPGPDPLRPEARLRWRDHFTLSENVLHVPGMHREHDGLRIAHLSDIHVGQATSAVRIRRAVAEVNAREPDLIFLTGDYVTHSPKPLPRVIELLAGFSRPVFVVLGNHDHWVDAHYLRTGFERLGYTVLQNEHRVLQMRGAPLTVLGIDDGRTHRDDVEATFRGAPESGTRLVLTHAPPTVEKLPANGNLVQFSGHTHGGQFVVRGLTEAIFRRAGQPYIQGHYHVRGNQLYVNMGLGFGFGGPYLRRGTYPEVAFFTLRHAEAAASL, from the coding sequence ATGGCCCTGAGACTCGCCCGCCGCCGCTCCGCCCTTGAGACCGCCCCGACCGCTTCTGGCTCCGCCGCGCTGTCCCTGCAGCGCAACACCATGCGGCGCAACGAGCTGAAAGCGCCGGGGCCGGATCCGCTGCGGCCCGAGGCCCGGCTGCGCTGGAGGGACCACTTCACGCTGTCGGAGAACGTGCTGCACGTGCCGGGGATGCACCGGGAGCATGACGGACTGCGCATCGCGCACCTGTCGGACATCCACGTGGGACAGGCCACGTCGGCGGTGCGCATCCGGCGCGCGGTGGCCGAGGTGAACGCGCGCGAGCCGGATCTCATCTTCCTCACGGGCGACTACGTGACTCACAGCCCCAAGCCCCTGCCGCGCGTCATCGAGCTGCTGGCGGGCTTCAGCCGGCCGGTGTTCGTGGTGCTGGGCAACCATGACCATTGGGTGGACGCGCACTACCTGCGCACGGGCTTCGAGCGCCTGGGGTACACGGTGTTGCAGAACGAGCACCGGGTGCTGCAGATGCGGGGCGCGCCGCTGACGGTGCTGGGTATTGACGATGGGCGCACGCACCGGGACGACGTGGAGGCGACGTTCCGGGGGGCGCCCGAGTCCGGCACGCGGCTGGTGCTCACGCACGCGCCGCCCACCGTCGAGAAGCTGCCCGCGAATGGCAATCTGGTGCAGTTCTCCGGGCACACGCACGGCGGACAGTTCGTGGTGCGAGGGCTCACGGAGGCCATCTTCCGGCGCGCGGGGCAGCCCTACATCCAGGGCCACTACCACGTGCGTGGCAATCAATTGTACGTGAACATGGGTCTGGGTTTTGGCTTTGGCGGCCCGTACCTGCGCCGCGGCACCTATCCCGAGGTGGCCTTCTTCACCCTGCGCCACGCCGAGGCGGCGGCCTCGCTCTGA
- a CDS encoding TonB family protein — translation MWTSCLLFCLLGAVAAQPVTPPVAVEISPPVLPAGEPAPTVPVVVLLRLTIDEEGEVSRVDVRESAGPAFDRSAMAAALRWRFQPARQGDVAVEVQADVPVTFEPPPAPPPEPPPEPASEPPAVSEPGQAPPPEEPPPAESPESEKPAFATTVRGKAAAPPPAAVGDFQISVGQLADVPRHSASDLMLLAPGVMLANHGGEGHAETIFIRGFDAGEGKDVELRLEGVPLNEVSHAHGHGYADTYFIIPELVDSLRVTEGPYDPSQGDFGVAGTVEYQLGLKRRGLTASASTGSYAARRLALVYGPPGSSEANFVGLLVRQGPGFGPNRAYANAGVMAQMELRLGDETRLRLLGSSYAARFSSAGVVRETDVVDGRMPCAADADSQFFCLYDPNQGGAAQRHLVSAELRSRLSGGGRFVQQGFAVMRQMRIRENFTGFLNDVPPIGESQRGDATEQTYRGLTVGLRGRYTPGVRLGDQPLPLELGYIARFDDVLTRSRRLRAQGGAPYSTLFDNQVRTTNVGAYASLRYAPLSWLTLRGGVRLDTFLFAVEDQNRPASDRQGPRIPEESIEAYGFFASPRATAEVRLSPQLTWLTSAGLGARSSDAAALSDAELAPYARVTAVESGLGWRLGGEGHPYEFEARGAVFTTRVSQDLVFDETAGRNQPVGPSQRLGAFATSRFTLFERLDVQGSVAWAHATLPAPGAPSWKVWEGTVMPYIPQLIGRVDASLRGQLDVGAFPVSWMLALGHSAIGPKPLPLDRYSEPIFLFDVAASARWRALELGVSVENLLDARWREAEFNYVSNFRGPDAPASLMATRHFSAGAPRTVLATLTVHLDLQEAVP, via the coding sequence ATGTGGACCTCCTGTCTGTTGTTCTGCCTCCTGGGGGCCGTGGCCGCGCAGCCCGTGACCCCGCCCGTCGCGGTGGAGATCTCGCCTCCCGTGCTGCCCGCCGGTGAGCCCGCGCCGACGGTGCCCGTCGTGGTGCTGCTGCGTCTGACCATCGACGAGGAGGGCGAGGTGTCGCGCGTGGACGTGCGCGAGTCGGCGGGGCCCGCGTTCGATCGCTCCGCCATGGCCGCCGCCCTGCGCTGGCGCTTCCAGCCCGCGAGGCAGGGGGACGTGGCCGTGGAGGTGCAGGCCGATGTGCCCGTCACCTTCGAGCCTCCTCCAGCGCCGCCACCGGAGCCGCCACCGGAACCCGCCTCGGAGCCGCCCGCCGTGAGTGAACCCGGACAGGCACCGCCCCCGGAGGAGCCGCCGCCCGCCGAATCTCCCGAGTCGGAGAAACCCGCGTTCGCCACCACGGTGCGGGGCAAGGCCGCCGCGCCGCCACCGGCCGCGGTGGGAGACTTTCAAATCTCCGTGGGCCAGCTCGCCGACGTGCCGCGCCACTCCGCCTCGGATCTGATGTTGCTGGCTCCGGGTGTCATGCTCGCCAACCACGGGGGCGAGGGCCACGCGGAGACCATCTTCATCCGGGGTTTCGACGCGGGCGAGGGCAAGGACGTGGAGCTGCGCCTGGAGGGCGTGCCCCTCAACGAGGTGTCGCACGCGCATGGCCATGGCTACGCGGACACCTACTTCATCATCCCCGAGCTGGTGGACTCGCTGCGCGTCACCGAGGGGCCCTATGACCCTTCCCAGGGCGACTTCGGCGTGGCGGGCACGGTGGAGTACCAGCTCGGCCTGAAGCGCCGTGGCCTCACCGCCTCGGCGAGCACGGGCAGCTATGCCGCGCGCCGGCTGGCGCTGGTGTACGGTCCTCCGGGGTCGAGCGAGGCCAACTTCGTGGGGCTGCTCGTGCGCCAGGGGCCCGGCTTCGGTCCCAACCGGGCCTATGCCAACGCGGGGGTGATGGCCCAGATGGAGCTGCGCCTGGGCGACGAGACGCGGTTGCGGCTGTTGGGGTCGAGCTACGCGGCGCGCTTCTCCTCGGCGGGCGTGGTGCGGGAGACGGACGTGGTGGACGGCCGCATGCCGTGCGCGGCGGACGCGGACTCGCAGTTCTTCTGCCTCTATGATCCGAACCAGGGCGGGGCGGCGCAGCGGCACCTCGTGTCCGCGGAGCTGCGCTCGCGGCTGAGCGGGGGCGGGCGCTTCGTGCAGCAGGGCTTCGCGGTGATGCGGCAGATGCGCATCCGGGAGAACTTCACCGGCTTCCTCAACGACGTGCCGCCCATTGGCGAGTCCCAGCGGGGCGACGCTACCGAGCAGACCTACCGTGGCCTCACCGTGGGCTTGCGCGGCCGCTACACGCCGGGCGTGCGCCTGGGCGATCAACCCCTGCCCCTGGAACTGGGCTACATCGCGCGCTTCGACGACGTCCTCACGCGCTCGCGGCGGCTGCGCGCGCAGGGAGGAGCCCCCTACAGCACCCTCTTCGACAACCAGGTGCGCACCACGAACGTGGGCGCCTACGCCTCGTTGAGGTACGCGCCGTTGTCCTGGCTCACCCTGCGCGGCGGGGTGCGGCTGGACACCTTCCTCTTCGCCGTGGAGGACCAGAACCGGCCCGCCTCGGACCGGCAGGGCCCGCGCATCCCCGAGGAGTCCATCGAGGCGTATGGCTTCTTCGCGAGCCCCCGCGCCACCGCCGAGGTGCGGCTGTCCCCCCAGCTCACCTGGCTCACCAGCGCGGGCCTGGGGGCGCGCTCCAGTGACGCGGCCGCTCTGTCCGACGCGGAGCTCGCTCCCTATGCGCGCGTGACGGCCGTGGAGTCGGGCCTGGGCTGGCGGCTCGGGGGAGAGGGGCATCCCTATGAGTTCGAGGCGCGCGGCGCCGTGTTCACCACGCGCGTGTCGCAAGACCTCGTCTTCGACGAGACGGCGGGCCGCAACCAGCCCGTGGGTCCCTCGCAGCGCCTGGGGGCGTTCGCCACCTCGCGCTTCACCCTGTTCGAGCGCCTGGACGTGCAGGGCAGTGTGGCCTGGGCCCATGCCACCCTGCCGGCCCCCGGGGCTCCGTCCTGGAAGGTCTGGGAGGGCACGGTGATGCCCTACATTCCCCAGCTCATCGGCAGGGTGGATGCGTCGCTGCGCGGACAGCTCGACGTGGGCGCCTTCCCGGTGAGCTGGATGCTGGCACTGGGCCACAGCGCCATCGGCCCGAAGCCGCTGCCGCTCGATCGCTACAGCGAGCCCATCTTCCTCTTCGATGTGGCGGCGAGCGCCCGGTGGAGGGCACTGGAGCTGGGCGTGTCGGTGGAGAACCTGCTCGACGCGCGCTGGCGTGAGGCCGAGTTCAACTACGTCTCCAACTTCCGCGGCCCGGATGCTCCGGCCTCGCTGATGGCCACGCGCCACTTCTCGGCGGGCGCGCCCCGCACCGTGCTCGCCACCCTCACCGTGCATCTGGACCTGCAGGAGGCCGTGCCATGA